In Miscanthus floridulus cultivar M001 chromosome 5, ASM1932011v1, whole genome shotgun sequence, one genomic interval encodes:
- the LOC136450910 gene encoding PTI1-like tyrosine-protein kinase 3: MWRRCCCNCQVDESDQRGNDHVKATTNDIDGVTKGLKDSATGKVEPHNAAPPINIPVLSLDELIEKTDDFGSTALIGEGSYGRVYYAILDNGTKMAVKKLDSTENEPTTEFLTQVSLVSRLKHENFVDMLGYCMERNLRIVAYEFATMGSLHDVLHGRKGVQGAQLGPALDWMQRVQIAVGAAKGLEYLHEKVQPSIIHRDIRSSNILLFEDFKATIADFNLSNQAPDMAARLHSTRVLGTFGYHAPEYAMTGQLTQKSDVYSFGVVLLELLTGRKPVDHTMPRGQQSLVTWATPRLTEDKVKQCVDPRLMCCQVLLGVFDNSVSTTDDYAELGARTSVCYSS; this comes from the exons ATGTGGCGCCGCTGTTGCTGCAATTGCCAAGTGGATGAATCCGATCAGCGTGGAAATGATCATGTCAAGGCCACAACCAACGACATTGATG GGGTGACCAAGGGGTTGAAAGATTCTGCTACTGGAAAAGTCGAGCCGCACAATGCTGCTCCCCCTATCAATATCCCTGTTCTATCCTTGGATGAACTAATAGAAAAGACCGATGACTTTGGTTCAACAGCTTTGATAGGTGAAGGTTCTTATGGGAGAGTGTACTATGCGATTCTTGATAATGGAACAAAAATGGCAGTAAAGAAACTTGATTCTACTGAAAATGAACCCACTACCGAATTCTTGACCCAG GTTTCATTGGTTTCAAGGTTGAAACATGAAAACTTTGTTGACATGTTGGGGTACTGTATGGAGCGTAATCTTCGCATAGTAGCCTATGAATTCGCCACCATGGGTTCTCTGCATGACGTTCTACATG GAAGAAAAGGAGTTCAAGGTGCTCAACTGGGCCCAGCGCTTGATTGGATGCAGCGAGTGCAAATTGCTGTTGGTGCTGCAAAAGGACTTGAATATCTTCATGAGAAAGTTCAGCCTTCCATTATCCATAGGGATATTAGATCAAGTAATATCCTCTTGTTTGAAGACTTCAAGGCAACGATAGCAGACTTTAATCTCTCAAATCAAGCACCAGATATGGCTGCCCGGTTGCATTCAACTCGTGTCTTGGGAACCTTCGGATATCATGCCCCAGA GTATGCAATGACTGGTCAACTAACCCAGAAAAGTGACGTATATAGCTTTGGCGTAGTTCTTTTGGAGCTTTTGACAGGTAGAAAGCCAGTAGACCATACAATGCCTAGAGGCCAGCAAAGCCTGGTAACTTGG GCTACACCAAGGTTAACTGAAGACAAGGTGAAGCAGTGTGTAGATCCACGGTTGATGTGTTGCCAGGTCTTGCTAGGTGTATTTGATAATTCAGTATCTACTACTGATGACTATGCTGAGCTAGGAGCTAGAACCTCTGTGTGTTATTCCTCCTGA
- the LOC136453775 gene encoding protein ENDOSPERM DEFECTIVE 1-like: protein MAAAMAPPSQSADLMPPPPPPPPIPPPTAPRPRRRAREVSSRYLSTPVPSTPRLSTASAASSTRSRSPTPSPRGRQRAATPFANENHPPPPPPPTGTVARRRAVQKLFEETGAGNLRASVGSNSSAVSAATPRQLPRSTSGPAAPTARRGYPRLPTPARAGSCPASAAVESDTASCCSSSDTSSTATDLSEADRALGMAPALSCESPPLLGPASCRGGRLSSELRSSVPESGGSSRTSNPLCYRSLNSALSISTAVTGKLTAAGRPPQPQGPKAADLKRAAIVGGRKVAGKQEDVHQLRLMDNSYLQYRFLNARAEAAGKAKAAAAEKSLYGLEERIASLRVSVAEKRAEMERMKREHTLSSVVNAQVPYLIQWGEIEGSHASCLRGATTALSNASLRLPIIGSVNANCEELTEVLKSAAQLLEPLSPCIENFLPKVEQIDDVASNLAQVIATERTLIEECGNLLYQAQNLQMRESSLRSQVMQLKQNEAK, encoded by the exons ATGGCCGCGGCCATGGCCCCGCCGTCGCAGAGCGCGGACctgatgccgccgccgccgccccctccgcccaTCCCGCCGCCGACTGCGCCCCGTCCGCGCCGCCGAGCAAGGGAAGTCAGCTCCCGGTACCTCTCAACGCCAGTCCCCTCGACCCCGCGCCTCTCTACCGCCTCCGCGGCCTCCTCCACGCGGTCGCGCTCCCCGACGCCGTCGCCTCGTGGACGGCAGCGGGCGGCCACGCCCTTCGCCAACGAGAACcacccgcccccgccgccgccgcccacgggCACCGTCGCGCGCCGGCGTGCTGTCCAGAAGCTTTTCGAGGAAACCGGGGCCGGCAATCTGCGCGCCTCGGTGGGCTCCAACTCCTCCGCCGTGTCCGCAGCTACTCCGCGGCAGCTCCCGCGCTCCACCAGCGGGCCGGCCGCGCCCACCGCGCGGAGGGGGTACCCGCGCCTTCCCACGCCCGCGCGTGCTGGCTCCTGCCCAGCCTCCGCCGCGGTGGAATCCGACACCGCCTCTTGCTGCTCTTCGTCTGATACGTCGTCCACGGCCACTGACTTGTCTGAGGCCGATCGGGCGCTCGGGATGGCCCCAGCCTTGTCGTGCGAGAGCCCGCCGCTGCTGGGCCCAGCGTCCTGCCGCGGGGGGCGTCTCTCGTCAGAGCTCCGCTCGTCGGTGCCGGAGTCGGGCGGGTCCTCGCGGACGTCCAACCCACTGTGCTACCGCTCGCTCAACTCGGCACTGTCGATCTCAACGGCGGTGACTGGTAAGCTGACGGCGGCAGGGAGGCCACCACAGCCGCAAGGGCCGAAGGCAGCTGATCTGAAGAGGGCGGCCATCGTGGGGGGCAGGAAGGTCGCGGGGAAGCAGGAAGACGTGCACCAGCTGCGGTTGATGGACAATTCGTACCTCCAGTACAGGTTCCTCAACGCCCGGGCTGAGGCAGCAGGCAAGGCCAAGGCGGCGGCTGCAGAG AAATCCTTGTACGGGCTCGAAGAGAGGATTGCCAGCCTCAGGGTATCTGTTGCTGAGAAGAGGGCAGAGATGGAGAGGATGAAAAGGGAGCATACATTGAGTTCAGTAGTAAATGCGCAG GTGCCATATTTGATTCAGTGGGGTGAGATTGAGGGGAGTCATGCAAGCTGCCTTAGAGGGGCAACAACAGCACTGTCTAACGCCTCGTTACGGCTACCAATCATTGGGAGTGTAAAT GCCAACTGCGAGGAACTTACAGAAGTCCTCAAGTCAGCAGCACAACTACTTGAACCGCTTTCACCTTGCATAGAAAATTTCCTACCAAAG GTTGAACAAATCGACGATGTGGCCTCTAATCTGGCCCAGGTTATCGCTACTGAGAGAACCTTGATAGAGGAGTGCGGTAATCTCCTATACCAAGCACAGAACCTGCAG ATGAGGGAGTCCAGCTTGAGGAGTCAAGTGATGCAACTGAAACAAAATGAAGCAAAGTAG
- the LOC136453777 gene encoding uncharacterized protein, translating to MPGPTEATTKEPDFEPVREPDMFDNEEEYVGVDDEHIYISVPPAQPTTNATATQPVDDNSDYIPAEGGVPLEAEVNDADPQEINVLHDPENPNIVKGALFPDIIAFRKAVRHYAVITGFEFADVKTDKTRFIAKCKAEGCPWRIHASRIYDGKTIEIKVLPAEHNCPTTKLREGKMATQDWCASRLTEWLKKNPNKGAKDARDKLEDDYGIKLKYSKAWAGMKLALQHIHGKYEESFQLLVNWKAQMELSSPESIVEIEVEGNKKKRFKRIFVALKPCVDGFLVGCRPFVGVDATCLNGKYTGQLALATAVDGHNWLYHLAYAIFDSETEDNWKWFIEQLHKAIGSPEGLVICTDACKGLGSAVGAVFPQAEYRECMRHLYSNFMKHYQGDVFTDHLYPAARSYTEGLFKWHMQKIFDVAPDAIEFLEQHHNRLWYRCGFSDKSKCDYLTNNVSESCNAQIRHMKGLLLHELVDGLRELIMEKRFLRRKIAREMRDGILPNVMKELNAISNNLKVVKVSSSDEDVAEVTLLDNWNNQRRHTVDLQHHSCSCREWQLTGKPCKHALAWILSNRGMKIEDYVHEYYSVPRFRAAYEGRVEPFPDRTQWPVVDLGFTIFPPLLGRPPGRPRVQRIRGCLEGKANKKKVKCKRCGDFGHFAKTCKFAEVDSDGEIRGRSQNKRKRQQDDDTAGPSEVKKKKTAQKKKKSPKRKKTPKKKKTPVKKKQQKATAAPQPRVVTSLSQFLNTQLTAHVTDS from the exons ATGCCAGGACCTACTGAAGCTACAACAAAGGAGCCAGACTTTGAGCCTGTTAGGGAGCCAGACATGTTTGATAATGAAGAGGAGTACGTGGGCGTTGATGATGAACACATCTATATCTCAGTACCACCTGCACAGCCAACCACAAATGCCACTGCAACACAACCAGTTGATGACAATTCTGATTATATTCCTGCTGAAGGAGGTGTTCCTCTTGAGGCAGAAGTTAATGATGCAGATCCTCAGGAGATAAATGTCCTTCATGATCCAGAAAATCCCAACATTGTGAAAGGTGCCTTGTTTCCTGATATCATAGCATTCAGGAAAGCTGTGAGGCACTATGCTGTGATCACTGGATTTGAATTTGCTGATGTGAAGACTGACAAGACCAGGTTCATTGCCAAGTGCAAAGCTGAGGGCTGCCCATGGAGAATACATGCATCAAGGATTTATGATGGCAAAACAATAGAG ATTAAAGTATTGCCTGCTGAGCATAACTGTCCTACTACAAAGCTGAGAGAAGGAAAAATGGCAACACAAGACTGGTGTGCTAGCAGGTTGACAGAATGGCTCAAGAAAAATCCAAACAAAGGTGCCAAGGATGCTAGGGACAAACTGGAAGATGATTATGGGATCAAGTTGAAGTATTCTAAGGCATGGGCAGGTATGAAGCTAGCTCTTCAGCACATACATGGTAAATATGAGGAAAGTTTCCAATTGTTGGTGAACTGGAAAGCACAAATGGAGCTTAGTTCACCAgaaagcattgtagaaatagagGTAGAAGGGAATAAGAAGAAGAGGTTCAAAAGGATTTTTGTAGCCTTAAAGCCTTGTGTAGATGGATTTTTGGTAGGTTgcagaccatttgtaggggtagATGCCACATGCTTAAATGGTAAATACACTGGGCAGTTGGCTTTAGCTACTGCTGTAGATGGGCACAACTGGTTGTATCATCTGGCTTACGCCATTTTTGACTCAGAGACAGAGGACAATTGGAAATGGTTTATTGAGCAGTTGCATAAAGCTATAGGATCACCTGAAGGCCTAGTGATCTGTACAGATGCTTGTAAAGGTTTAGGAAGTGCAGTGGGAGCAGTGTTCCCGCAAGCTGAATACAGAGAATGCATGAGGCACTTGTATTCAAATTTCATGAAGCACTATCAGGGAGATGTCTTCACTGATCATTTGTATCCAGCAGCAAGAAGCTACACAGAGGGGCTGTTCAAGTGGCACATGCAGAAGATATTTGATGTTGCACCAGATGCCATAGAATTCCTGGAGCAGCATCACAACAGACTGTGGTACAGATGTGGGTTTTCAGATAAGAGTAAATGTGACTACTTGACCAACAATGTATCCGAGAGCTGTAATGCTCAGATCAGGCACATGAAAGGACTGCTGCTGCACGAATTGGTTGATGGCCTGAGAGAGCTCATCATGGAGAAGAGGTTTTTGAGGAGGAAGATTGCTAGGGAAATGCGTGATGGTATACTCCCTAATGTCATGAAGGAGTTGAATGCTATCAGCAATAATCTCAAAGTGGTTAAGGTATCAAGTAGTGATGAAGACGTGGCTGAAGTGACACTTCTGGACAACTGGAACAATCAGAGGAGACACACAGTTGATCTCCAACATCATTCATGTTCATGCAGAGAGTGGCAGCTCACAGGCAAGCCCTGCAAGCATGCATTAGCTTGGATACTGTCCAATAGGGGAATGAAAATAGAAGATTATGTGCATGAATATTATTCTGTACCAAGATTTAGGGCTGCTTATGAAGGAAGAGTAGAGCCTTTTCCAGACAGAACACAGTGGCCTGTGGTGGATCTTGGGTTCACAATATTTCCACCCTTGCTAGGAAGACCACCAGGCAGACCAAGAGTACAGAGAATTAGGGGCTGCCTTGAAGGGAAAGCGAACAAGAAAAAGGTGAAGTGCAAAAGGTGTGGTGACTTCGGTCACTTTGCCAAGACTTGCAAATTTGCTGAGGTTGACTCCGATGGAGAAATTAGGGGCAGATCACAGAACAAGAG GAAACGGCAACAAGATGATGACACTGCTGGGCCATcagaggtgaagaagaagaagacagcacaaaagaagaaaaagagtccCAAAAGGAAAAAGAcgcccaagaagaagaagactccAGTGAAGAAAAAGCAACAGAAGGCTACCGCCGCACCACAGCCTAGAGTTGTCACGAGCTTGTCACAGTTCCTTAATACCCAACTCACTGCTCACGTCACCGATTCCTGA
- the LOC136453776 gene encoding probable methyltransferase PMT19 — MPLSVPSTTAVLKALPRALSLAAAAVAAATASLLLISAVVSNSHHAASSSSSPQLPPSASASTTAAAPAPAPDHPGPDPHPHPPPPPVPPCPPNATHDVPCHEPPSGERHCPPRPPPPPPPHHPPKDPPPHPPPPPPHCRVPPPPGYRPPPPWPARRDRARYANVDLPPVPPVKVAAGQEQDPVRRRGEWLVFTEGVRDYVEQLERVVPLRGGVVRTALDFGCGVASFGDYLLNYGILTMSIAPRNRLGPQVQLALERGLPAMIGALVAHRLPYPSRSFDMVHCADCLVPWTAHDGLYMLEIDRLLQPGGYWVFSRPPVNWKSTYNISNEATRDMQDNQLAMDDMLNKLHWTKVSEDGTISVWRKPSCHLHCDQEANAKLLGSPPLCTGEDPDSAWYANISMCMTCIPRPEPFNGCAGGAMEKWPKRLGAVPPRIASGEMKWLSIQRYKNDTLIWEKRVNFYLTYLKYLSNGTFRNVMDMSAGFGGFAAAMSKHPVWVMNVVPANTTENTLGVIYERGLIGTYTDWCEAFSTYPRTYDLIHGNGIFSSHIHKCGIIDILVEMDRILRPGGAVIVRDRADVVLKVKKDADRLQWHSRVVDTENGPLDPEKLLIVDNSLPLPGS, encoded by the exons ATGCCGCTCTCGGTGCCGTCGACGACGGCCGTGCTCAAGGCACTGCCGCGGGCGCTCTCCCTCGCGGCCGCGGCCGTCGCGGCGGCAACCGCGTCCCTGCTCCTCATCTCCGCCGTCGTCTCCAACTCCCACCACgcggcgtcctcctcctcgtcgccgcAGCTTCCCCCTTCCGCCAGCGCCTCCACCACCGCGGCTGCCCCGGCGCCCGCACCCGATCACCCCGGCCccgacccccacccccaccccccgccGCCGCCCGTTCCCCCGTGCCCACCCAACGCCACCCACGACGTCCCCTGCCACGAGCCTCCCTCGGGCGAGCGCCACTGCCCTCCacgcccgccgccgcctcctcctcctcaccaccCGCCAAAGGACCCACCGCCGCaccctccgccgcctccgccgcactGCCGCGTCCCGCCGCCGCCCGGGTACCGCCCGCCCCCGCCCTGGCCCGCGCGCCGCGACCGCGCGAGGTACGCCAACGTGGACCTCCCGCCGGTGCCCCCTGTTAAGGTGGCGGCTGGACAGGAGCAGGACCCCGTTCGCCGTCGCGGGGAGTGGCTGGTGTTCACCGAGGGGGTGCGGGATTATGTCGAGCAGCTGGAGCGCGTCGTGCCGCTCCGTGGCGGCGTGGTGCGCACGGCGCTCGACTTCGGGTGCGGG GTTGCGAGCTTTGGTGACTATCTGCTCAACTATGGCATACTCACCATGTCCATTGCTCCGAGGAATAGACTTGGACCACAAGTGCAGCTCGCCTTGGAGCGTGGACTGCCTGCAATGATCGGAGCGCTTGTTGCTCACAGGCTACCATATCCATCGAGGTCCTTCGACATGGTGCACTGTGCGGACTGCCTTGTTCCATGGACTGCTCATG ATGGGCTCTATATGCTGGAAATTGACCGTCTTCTCCAACCTGGTGGCTATTGGGTTTTCTCTAGGCCACCTGTCAACTGGAAATCGACATACAACATTTCGAATGAAGCGACGAGAGACATGCAGGACAATCAGTTAGCTATGGATGATATGTTGAATAAGCTTCATTGGACCAAGGTGTCTGAAGATGGCACAATTTCTGTTTGGAGAAAACCTTCTTGTCATCTCCACTGTGACCAAGAAGCAAATGCAAAGCTCTTAGGATCGCCACCACTCTGTACAGGAGAAGACCCAGATAGTGCCTG GTATGCAAATATTTCAATGTGTATGACATGTATTCCAAGACCTGAACCTTTTAATGGCTGTGCTGGTGGTGCCATGGAAAAATGGCCTAAAAGACTTGGTGCAGTGCCACCAAGGATAGCGAGTGGGGAAATGAAGTGGTTGTCCATTCAGAGATATAAAAATGACACTTTGATTTGGGAGAAAAGAGTAAACTTCTATCTAACATATCTAAAATATTTGTCTAATGGAACTTTCAGAAATGTCATGGACATGAGTGCTGGTTTTGGTGGCTTTGCTGCTGCTATGTCCAAGCATCCTGTTTGGGTCATGAATGTGGTTCCTGCAAATACAACAGAGAATACTCTTGGTGTCATCTATGAGCGTGGTTTGATTGGAACATACACTGACTG GTGTGAAGCTTTCTCTACTTATCCACGAACATATGATCTGATACATGGTAATGGAATCTTCAGCTCCCATATTCACAA ATGTGGGATTATCGACATCCTTGTTGAGATGGATCGCATTCTCCGGCCAGGGGGTGCCGTTATAGTTCGGGACAGAGCTGATGTTGTTCTCAAAGTCAAGAAGGATGCCGACCGTCTACAATGGCATAGCCGAGTTGTTGACACTGAAAATGGACCTCTGGATCCTGAGAAGCTTCTCATTGTGGACAATTCCCTCCCACTCCCAGGGAGCTAA